The following is a genomic window from Sebaldella sp. S0638.
GCTGATAAACTTGGAAGCAGAAAATAAAAAGAAAAGTTCTTTGATTATACAGAATCTAAAAAGAACATAAATGTTTTATTTGATTATTACGGCTTTTGAAATTAATTTTCAGATTTCACTCTGAGTATTTTAGTTTTAGCCGGGAAAAAATGTTGGAAGCTTTTTAAATATATAGTTTGAAATAGGAGATAGGATGGAAAACAAAAATAATCTGGTGGGAATAGTAGTAGTATCTCATAATAAGCAGCTGGCACAGGAAATTATAAATTTTGCAAAAGAAATGCAACACTGTGATTTTGCTATAGAAAATGGAGGTGGTCTTGAAGGAGATACATACGGGACAAATCCTTTGAGAATTCTTGAAGCATTAAAAAAAGCTGACAGAGGAAGCGGTGTTTTAATATTTTTAGATATGGGAAGTGCTGTAATGAATGTTGAAATGGCGCTTGAGATGTTTGGCAGCGAAGGAGAAGCCAGAGTAGCCGATGTACCTCTCGTAGAGGGAGTGATAGCAGCTGTTGCCGGAAATTTTCAGGGAGTTACACTGGATGAGCTTGAAGAAATAGCAGAAGAAAGTAAAACTTTTAACAAAAAAAATAATTAATTTTGGGGTGTAATTAGAAATGAAAAAACTAATAAATAAATTGGAAGATATTGTAAAAGAGATGCTTGAAGGTATTGTTGCTTCTAATTCTGAGAAATTAAGAAAAGTAGAAAATTTTAATGTAATAGCAAGAAAAGAGAAGAAAAATAAAGTGGGTCTTGTAAGCGGAGGAGGAAGCGGTCATGAACCTGCACATGCAGGATTTGTAGGGTATGGAATGCTGGATGCAGCTGTAGCCGGTGAGGTTTTTACTTCACCTACTCCTGATCAGGTATTAGAAGGGATAAAAGCGGCAGATAGCGGTAAAGGCGTGTTTCTTATAATAAAAAATTATACCGGAGATGTAATGAACTTTGAAATGGCGGCGGAAATGGCAGAGGCAGAAGGAATAAAAGTAGAAAAGATAATAGTGGGTGATGATATAGCAGTAGAAAACAGCACTTATACTATAGGTAAGAGAGGAATAGCAGGCACTCTTTTTGTTCATAAAATATCCGGTTCAGCAGCAGAAGATGGTGCAGATTTGGTTGAGGTAAAAAGAATAGGGGAAAAAACAGTAGCTAATCTGGTATCTATGGGTATGTCTCTTGGAGCATGTACTGTACCGGCTGTGGGAAAACCCGGATTTGAACTTGGAGAAAATGAGGTGGAAATAGGTTTAGGAATACACGGGGAGCCCGGAACAAACAGAGAGAATCTGAAATCTGCGGATGAGCATACAGAATACTTAATGAATTTGCTTCTGAAGGAGCAGGGGCTGGAAAGTGGAAGTGAAGTTGCCGTTATGGTAAACGGTCTCGGCGGAACACCGATGATGGAATTATATATAATAAATAATAAAATCAGAAAAATATTGGAAGAGCAAAAAATTAGCATAAATAAAATGCTGGTGGGAAATTATATGACAGCACTGGAAATGCCGGGCTTTTCAATTACGATTTTAA
Proteins encoded in this region:
- the dhaM gene encoding dihydroxyacetone kinase phosphoryl donor subunit DhaM — encoded protein: MENKNNLVGIVVVSHNKQLAQEIINFAKEMQHCDFAIENGGGLEGDTYGTNPLRILEALKKADRGSGVLIFLDMGSAVMNVEMALEMFGSEGEARVADVPLVEGVIAAVAGNFQGVTLDELEEIAEESKTFNKKNN
- the dhaK gene encoding dihydroxyacetone kinase subunit DhaK, producing MKKLINKLEDIVKEMLEGIVASNSEKLRKVENFNVIARKEKKNKVGLVSGGGSGHEPAHAGFVGYGMLDAAVAGEVFTSPTPDQVLEGIKAADSGKGVFLIIKNYTGDVMNFEMAAEMAEAEGIKVEKIIVGDDIAVENSTYTIGKRGIAGTLFVHKISGSAAEDGADLVEVKRIGEKTVANLVSMGMSLGACTVPAVGKPGFELGENEVEIGLGIHGEPGTNRENLKSADEHTEYLMNLLLKEQGLESGSEVAVMVNGLGGTPMMELYIINNKIRKILEEQKISINKMLVGNYMTALEMPGFSITILKLDDELKKYLNFKTEVGIFS